The Gemmatimonadota bacterium genome window below encodes:
- a CDS encoding dihydrodipicolinate synthase family protein yields MLTQETSVSDPIRGILPVLQTPVAKSGDFDIESMERQIDFCIAAGAGGLVFPVLGGEFQYLSDRERQTLVEIVVKKTDKRTPVITGVAGTNISTATEHAAHAGRAGADAVIAMPPYMGSGGPDENLRYFEAISSAGQLPIFIQNAGAGMQPPALVRLLTEVEHLIYVKEEANPSAHHISAIVAEAGDHCQGVFGGAWCRWMISEMRRGASGFMPGAPVVDIHVDIWDAFQAGDEDRARDLFDQLLPLTNLIQILGLRLVKEVLIRRGIFKTSGMRAPGSTQLDDDDHRELDAILTKLRPLFRTEAS; encoded by the coding sequence ATTCTAACACAGGAGACCTCCGTGAGCGATCCCATCCGCGGCATCTTGCCCGTATTACAAACACCCGTTGCCAAATCCGGTGACTTCGACATCGAAAGCATGGAGCGACAGATCGACTTCTGCATCGCCGCAGGTGCAGGTGGCCTGGTCTTTCCCGTGCTCGGAGGTGAATTTCAATATCTCTCCGACCGCGAGCGACAAACCCTCGTCGAAATCGTCGTCAAAAAAACCGACAAACGCACCCCCGTCATCACCGGTGTGGCCGGCACAAATATCTCCACAGCCACTGAACACGCCGCCCATGCCGGACGCGCAGGTGCCGACGCCGTCATCGCCATGCCACCCTATATGGGCAGCGGAGGACCCGACGAAAATCTCCGCTACTTCGAGGCCATTTCCAGCGCCGGACAATTGCCCATTTTCATCCAGAACGCAGGTGCTGGCATGCAACCTCCTGCACTCGTTCGCCTGCTCACCGAAGTCGAGCACCTCATCTACGTCAAAGAAGAAGCCAATCCCAGCGCACATCACATCAGCGCCATCGTCGCCGAAGCAGGGGATCACTGTCAGGGCGTTTTTGGCGGGGCATGGTGCCGCTGGATGATCTCAGAAATGCGACGAGGCGCCAGTGGCTTTATGCCCGGCGCCCCGGTTGTGGATATTCATGTCGATATCTGGGATGCTTTCCAAGCAGGCGATGAAGACAGAGCACGCGATCTCTTCGATCAACTCCTTCCACTCACCAACCTGATCCAAATCCTCGGTCTCCGCCTGGTCAAAGAAGTACTCATTCGCCGAGGCATCTTCAAAACGAGCGGTATGCGCGCGCCCGGCAGCACACAATTGGACGACGACGACCACCGCGAACTCGACGCCATCCTCACAAAACTTCGCCCCCTATTCCGCACAGAGGCGTCGTAG
- a CDS encoding type II toxin-antitoxin system HicA family toxin: MAVYRFDQFRKVLRVLGFAKIRSRKHETWRKVLVNGTILRVRISHKHGRDIPRWLFYEMLRQAGINEEKFRELM, translated from the coding sequence ATGGCCGTGTACAGGTTTGACCAATTTCGCAAAGTGTTGCGCGTTTTGGGATTCGCAAAAATTCGATCTCGGAAACACGAGACTTGGCGCAAAGTGCTCGTAAATGGAACGATTTTGCGTGTTCGCATTAGCCACAAACATGGACGAGATATTCCGCGGTGGCTATTTTATGAAATGCTGCGGCAGGCGGGAATTAATGAAGAAAAATTTCGGGAATTGATGTAG
- a CDS encoding TonB-dependent receptor, which yields MLPHFLLRRFNMKQLIMFFALFFLAHSTLSAAELKGKVRDAETGEALPGANVYLEGAGRGTATDLDGQFEITRVGEGSYTLVISFVGYKEYRNAIVVKADAAELFIELMPEAFRGKEVTVVADRAKLRETPVAFSDVPKADMERKLGSRDLPMILNDTPGVYATEQGGGPGDSRINVRGFDQRNVAVMINGVPVNDMENGWVYWSNWDGLSDVTSSIQVQRGLGASNLAIASVGGTMNIVTDIARQQRGFKIKQEAGNNAFYKTTVNFSSGLMNGKTAFTLGLTRKIGDGLPDQAWTSAWSYFGALSFFASETHKIDLFVVGAPQRHGHRLYKQSIATFDADYARSLGIDVSDARNYGIDYNPNWGRSPFSSYQEYYNGQVHDARDSEIIMERENFYHKPQINLNWYWTPNEQFILSNVFYFSRGKGGGTGRLGTNPRSLPDGSINWQRVADELNTQTASEAHLDLVGAGEVGANEIAARTVIRNSVNQHFWYGYLGTAEHRLSDIYTLAFGIDLRYYRGQHWREVRNLLGADYYVFPWDNNATTSVKRLGDKVSYHNDGLTRWGGGFAQLEGRFNDFTAFLSTSASITGYKRIDYFRAKINGDWDQTDWENFKGYTVKVGGNYNATPVVNMYANIGWLSTAPKFDSVYHYDNSLYDPTFNEKVASFELGTGYFKRGVVTANTNFYYTRWIDRSWPKSIYSEKLDQRFRFLLNGIDARHTGIEFDLKARPHSMLEVRGMLSLGNWEWLNDANVTFSPEEDPSAIGNFQVYAKGLKVGDSAQKTLALSGTIFPKRGLYASLNLRRFMDHYAKFDPANRTDASDRKQSWQLPNYNLINLHAGYTLPGNTFGNGKVKLQLHVFNLLDERYISDADDGNNHDAASARVFLGLLRRWNISLSYDY from the coding sequence ATGTTGCCCCATTTTTTACTGAGGAGATTCAATATGAAGCAACTGATTATGTTTTTCGCTCTGTTCTTTCTGGCCCACTCAACCCTATCTGCTGCCGAGTTAAAAGGCAAAGTACGCGATGCCGAAACCGGTGAAGCCCTGCCGGGCGCAAACGTGTATTTAGAAGGTGCTGGACGAGGAACTGCTACAGATCTCGATGGACAATTTGAGATCACCAGAGTCGGCGAAGGCAGCTATACACTCGTCATAAGTTTTGTAGGATATAAAGAATATCGCAACGCCATCGTTGTAAAAGCGGATGCTGCCGAGTTATTTATAGAACTCATGCCCGAAGCATTTCGAGGCAAAGAAGTCACCGTCGTTGCCGACCGCGCCAAACTGCGCGAAACACCCGTTGCCTTCTCAGACGTACCAAAAGCCGATATGGAGCGCAAACTCGGCTCGCGCGATCTCCCGATGATTTTGAATGATACGCCGGGCGTTTATGCAACCGAGCAAGGTGGAGGCCCTGGCGATTCTCGCATCAATGTGAGGGGATTCGACCAGCGCAACGTCGCCGTCATGATCAACGGCGTGCCAGTCAACGATATGGAAAACGGCTGGGTCTATTGGTCCAACTGGGATGGCCTGAGCGATGTCACATCGTCAATCCAGGTACAGCGCGGATTGGGCGCCTCAAATCTGGCAATAGCCTCAGTGGGTGGCACCATGAACATTGTCACCGACATCGCCCGCCAACAGCGCGGATTCAAAATCAAACAGGAAGCGGGAAACAACGCCTTTTACAAAACCACAGTTAATTTTTCATCGGGTTTGATGAACGGCAAAACCGCTTTCACCCTGGGCCTCACGCGCAAAATCGGCGATGGCCTGCCCGATCAGGCCTGGACATCGGCGTGGTCCTATTTTGGCGCACTGAGTTTTTTCGCGTCTGAGACACACAAAATTGACCTGTTTGTCGTAGGCGCGCCACAACGCCATGGGCATCGCCTCTACAAGCAATCTATTGCAACCTTTGATGCCGATTACGCCCGATCTCTGGGCATTGATGTTTCGGATGCGAGAAACTACGGTATCGATTACAACCCCAACTGGGGACGCTCGCCATTCTCATCCTATCAGGAGTACTACAACGGCCAGGTACACGATGCGCGCGATAGCGAAATCATCATGGAACGCGAAAATTTTTACCACAAACCCCAGATCAATTTGAACTGGTACTGGACACCCAACGAGCAGTTCATCCTGTCCAATGTATTTTATTTTTCGCGCGGCAAAGGCGGCGGCACAGGGCGTTTGGGTACCAACCCGCGCTCGCTACCCGATGGCAGCATCAACTGGCAACGCGTTGCCGATGAATTGAACACCCAAACAGCATCGGAAGCCCATCTCGATCTGGTAGGTGCAGGCGAAGTAGGTGCCAATGAAATTGCGGCGAGAACCGTCATACGAAACTCGGTCAACCAGCACTTCTGGTATGGATATTTGGGCACAGCTGAACACCGTTTGAGCGACATCTATACGCTGGCTTTTGGTATAGATTTGCGCTATTACAGAGGGCAGCACTGGCGCGAAGTACGCAATCTGCTCGGCGCCGATTATTACGTCTTCCCCTGGGATAACAATGCCACGACCTCCGTCAAGCGACTCGGCGACAAAGTCTCCTACCACAACGATGGTCTCACGCGCTGGGGGGGTGGTTTTGCACAACTCGAAGGTCGGTTTAACGACTTTACGGCATTTTTGAGCACATCTGCGTCCATAACAGGTTATAAACGCATTGACTATTTCCGTGCCAAGATCAATGGCGACTGGGATCAGACCGACTGGGAGAACTTCAAAGGCTACACCGTAAAAGTGGGCGGCAACTACAATGCAACCCCCGTAGTCAATATGTATGCCAACATCGGCTGGCTTTCAACAGCCCCCAAATTCGACTCCGTTTATCACTACGACAACAGCCTTTACGACCCCACCTTCAATGAAAAAGTCGCCTCATTTGAGTTGGGCACCGGGTATTTCAAACGCGGCGTAGTGACAGCAAACACAAATTTCTATTACACCAGATGGATAGACCGTTCGTGGCCCAAGAGCATTTACAGCGAAAAACTCGACCAGCGCTTCCGGTTTTTGCTAAACGGCATTGACGCGCGGCATACAGGCATAGAGTTCGACCTGAAAGCGCGTCCCCATTCCATGCTGGAAGTGCGCGGCATGTTATCGCTGGGCAATTGGGAATGGCTCAACGATGCCAATGTCACATTTTCCCCTGAAGAAGACCCATCGGCCATCGGCAACTTTCAAGTCTATGCCAAAGGACTAAAAGTGGGCGACTCGGCGCAAAAAACCCTTGCACTGAGCGGCACAATATTTCCCAAACGCGGCCTCTACGCCTCGCTGAATCTGCGGCGATTTATGGATCACTATGCCAAATTTGACCCCGCCAACCGAACAGATGCCAGCGACCGAAAACAGTCCTGGCAACTCCCGAATTACAACCTGATAAACCTGCATGCGGGCTACACCTTGCCCGGCAATACATTTGGCAATGGCAAAGTGAAACTGCAATTACACGTCTTCAATTTGCTCGACGAACGCTATATATCCGATGCAGACGACGGCAATAATCACGACGCAGCAAGTGCCCGCGTATTCCTTGGCCTATTGCGCCGCTGGAATATTTCACTATCGTACGATTATTAG
- a CDS encoding flagellar biosynthesis protein FlgA: protein MFLAQARRVAGLHVLGVADLSLHRARDALTRAEWPPEQFSATHFDHALKTGATYLTDDGDALIRADGLDVLVEATGNPLAGIHHALQAIEHGRHLVMVNVEADVLVGPLLAQRAASAGLVYTLAYGDQPALICELVEWAQTNGFDIVCAGKGTKYRSAYHASTPDTVWEHYGFDAETVAEGDLNPRMFNSFLDGTKSAIEMAAVSNATGLNPQPAGLKFPPCGIDQLPDICRPHSDGGQLSHKGTVEVVSSLQRDGTPVDRDLRWGVYVTIEAPGDYIRRCFSEYGLPTDSTGRYTAIYRPYHLVGMELTTSVLRAGLRGEASGAPVVFNADVVATAKRDLPQGEVLDGEGGYRVYGKLMPADQACISNTLPIGLAHNLKLKRKIAAGHPIHQSDVELDENNAILRLREEMVQRFVERSE from the coding sequence ATGTTCCTGGCCCAGGCCCGTCGCGTTGCGGGTCTGCACGTCCTGGGTGTGGCCGATCTATCCCTGCACCGGGCGCGTGATGCTCTCACGCGTGCTGAGTGGCCGCCCGAACAATTTTCCGCAACCCACTTCGATCACGCCCTCAAAACTGGTGCCACCTATCTCACCGATGACGGCGATGCCCTCATCCGGGCGGACGGTCTGGACGTTCTGGTCGAAGCCACTGGCAATCCTCTCGCAGGCATCCACCACGCCCTTCAAGCCATCGAACACGGGCGCCACCTGGTCATGGTCAATGTCGAAGCAGACGTTCTGGTCGGTCCCCTCCTGGCTCAACGTGCAGCATCTGCTGGTCTCGTGTACACCCTCGCCTATGGCGATCAACCGGCTTTGATCTGTGAATTGGTTGAATGGGCACAGACCAATGGCTTCGACATTGTCTGCGCTGGCAAGGGCACCAAATACCGGTCTGCGTACCACGCATCCACTCCTGATACTGTCTGGGAGCACTACGGTTTCGATGCAGAAACTGTTGCAGAGGGTGATCTGAACCCCCGTATGTTTAACTCTTTTTTGGACGGGACAAAATCCGCTATTGAAATGGCCGCTGTCTCAAATGCCACTGGCCTGAATCCCCAGCCCGCAGGCCTGAAGTTTCCGCCTTGCGGCATTGATCAGTTGCCAGATATTTGCCGGCCTCATAGCGACGGGGGTCAACTTTCTCACAAGGGAACCGTCGAAGTCGTCTCCAGCCTGCAACGAGATGGAACCCCTGTCGATCGGGATCTACGCTGGGGTGTTTACGTCACCATCGAAGCTCCCGGCGACTACATCCGCCGCTGCTTCTCCGAATACGGCCTTCCCACTGATTCCACGGGACGCTACACGGCCATCTATCGCCCCTACCACCTGGTTGGCATGGAACTTACCACCAGCGTCTTGCGCGCTGGCTTGCGCGGCGAAGCCAGCGGCGCGCCCGTTGTTTTTAATGCAGACGTTGTCGCCACTGCAAAACGCGATCTCCCCCAGGGAGAAGTCCTGGACGGCGAAGGCGGCTACCGCGTGTACGGCAAACTCATGCCGGCTGATCAGGCTTGCATATCCAACACTCTGCCCATCGGCCTAGCTCACAATCTCAAACTAAAACGCAAAATCGCCGCAGGACACCCCATACACCAATCCGACGTCGAATTGGACGAAAACAACGCCATTCTCCGCCTCCGCGAGGAAATGGTACAACGCTTTGTGGAAAGGAGCGAATAA
- a CDS encoding creatininase family protein produces the protein MRDVRWERMFPDELEAAFKACPVVYFPYGLCEPHGPQNAVGLDALKAHGIAVRTAHKHGGIVAPPDYWHIHEIGGYALWSERSVGKSERSWLTCMPPWQHFKNICYHIRQADTLGFQAAIFLTGHYGPNWQDLKTLCELIQPQVGTRLYSLPDFEANQPGFDNDNNSGGDHAGKVETSLLWAIEPDCVDISRLPPKSEPGPHFAMGQNVRESNRQIGERMVNDEIEWLGNKVRELLAAYESEKPTQKLRTFDQVEHIWETVIRPELPNFRTMQTAWSDDATLPEDSVWYANWKVPDREW, from the coding sequence GTGAGAGACGTACGCTGGGAGCGCATGTTCCCCGATGAACTCGAAGCCGCATTCAAAGCCTGTCCAGTCGTCTATTTCCCCTATGGCCTGTGCGAACCACACGGCCCACAAAATGCTGTGGGACTCGACGCCCTCAAAGCCCACGGCATTGCCGTTCGCACCGCGCACAAACACGGCGGCATTGTCGCCCCGCCCGACTACTGGCATATCCACGAAATTGGAGGCTATGCCCTCTGGTCAGAACGCTCGGTTGGCAAATCCGAACGATCCTGGCTAACCTGTATGCCGCCCTGGCAACACTTCAAAAACATCTGCTATCACATCCGCCAGGCCGACACCCTCGGCTTTCAAGCGGCCATCTTCCTCACCGGGCACTACGGCCCCAACTGGCAAGACCTGAAAACCCTGTGTGAACTCATCCAGCCCCAGGTGGGCACGCGCCTGTATAGCCTGCCCGATTTTGAAGCCAACCAACCCGGCTTTGACAATGACAACAACAGCGGTGGCGACCACGCGGGAAAAGTCGAAACCTCTCTTCTTTGGGCCATTGAACCCGACTGTGTCGATATCTCCCGTTTACCGCCCAAAAGTGAACCCGGTCCGCACTTTGCCATGGGCCAAAATGTCCGCGAATCCAATCGCCAAATTGGCGAGCGCATGGTCAATGACGAAATCGAGTGGCTCGGCAACAAAGTTAGAGAATTACTCGCCGCGTATGAATCGGAAAAACCCACGCAAAAACTTCGCACCTTCGACCAGGTCGAACACATCTGGGAAACCGTTATCCGCCCCGAACTCCCCAACTTCCGCACGATGCAAACAGCGTGGTCGGACGACGCCACGCTCCCGGAAGACTCTGTCTGGTACGCCAACTGGAAAGTACCAGACCGCGAATGGTAA
- a CDS encoding D-TA family PLP-dependent enzyme: MTIHDLDTPALTIDLDVLEKNIRETQEACDKFDIPLRVHTKTHKIPEIAKMQLAAGAIGIVCQKVGEAEAMVEAGIPDILIPYNIVGPIKVKRLAELCKSATMTVAVDSEITVRGLSDGATENDVTINILIECDTGGNRCGVQSPKAALELAQKITNMPGLQFQGIMTYPSHERAKAFIDQTRDLLQSAGIAVNTISGGGTGSAEVSKAIGCTETRIGSYVFEGLRRINRENNPPNPITCAERMIVTIVSTPAPDRVIIDGGQKTFTSYAPTPYGYIVEHPNAKIYGMSVEHGHVDISECNRIFTVGDRLSVIPLHQGMTTNLHDEVYAVRNGNVEHVWKVAGRGKVQ; this comes from the coding sequence ATGACCATACACGACCTCGACACACCAGCGCTCACCATCGACCTCGATGTCCTCGAAAAAAATATTCGAGAAACGCAAGAGGCATGCGACAAATTCGACATTCCCCTTCGCGTACACACCAAAACCCACAAAATCCCCGAAATCGCCAAAATGCAACTCGCTGCGGGAGCCATTGGCATTGTCTGCCAGAAAGTAGGCGAAGCCGAAGCTATGGTTGAAGCCGGTATTCCCGACATCCTCATCCCCTATAATATTGTAGGACCCATCAAAGTCAAACGCCTTGCCGAACTGTGCAAAAGCGCAACCATGACCGTCGCTGTCGATTCGGAAATCACCGTGCGTGGTCTATCCGATGGCGCAACAGAAAACGATGTCACCATCAACATCCTCATCGAATGCGACACCGGAGGCAATCGCTGCGGCGTACAATCGCCCAAAGCCGCGCTTGAACTCGCGCAAAAAATTACAAACATGCCCGGCCTTCAGTTCCAGGGCATCATGACCTATCCCAGTCACGAACGCGCCAAAGCCTTCATCGACCAAACGCGCGACCTGCTTCAAAGCGCGGGCATCGCGGTCAACACCATCAGCGGAGGTGGCACGGGCTCTGCCGAAGTTTCCAAAGCCATTGGCTGCACTGAAACCCGTATTGGATCCTACGTCTTTGAAGGTCTGCGCCGCATCAACCGCGAAAACAACCCCCCCAACCCCATCACCTGTGCCGAACGCATGATAGTCACCATCGTCAGCACACCTGCACCCGACCGCGTCATCATCGATGGCGGGCAAAAAACATTCACCAGTTATGCCCCCACCCCTTATGGATACATCGTCGAACACCCCAATGCCAAAATCTACGGCATGTCTGTCGAACACGGCCACGTCGATATCTCAGAATGCAACCGCATTTTCACCGTAGGCGACCGCCTCTCCGTCATTCCCCTGCATCAGGGCATGACCACCAACCTCCACGACGAAGTCTATGCCGTGCGAAATGGCAATGTAGAACACGTATGGAAAGTTGCCGGGCGCGGAAAAGTACAGTAA